In Fusarium musae strain F31 chromosome 7, whole genome shotgun sequence, a single window of DNA contains:
- a CDS encoding hypothetical protein (EggNog:ENOG41~BUSCO:EOG092629FB): MSFLLRAGGLRAPIVRVTRRTISTSPRLSRAPSPIKRKHGPNKVEARKAGEKKSEFSPKLVTKTDDRNDMKRMRFGMDKKSSGRHGMFRSTVLMKFQDVMKNASKSSVSAAGVGEDELHQQASMFMKVLDSAFDMAEQNITDRVKNPLFWNLRDAFILKDIKGLTNEIQYSFQSFLIRQRFSKGLEESHKRLLDFRFPYEWFPATRAMQRTIHVHVGPTNSGKTYRALKALENSKRGVYAGPLRLLANEVYQRLKAKGLPCALLTGEEVRLPEDTDTYFTSCTVEMVPFNERYDVAVIDEIQMLADPDRGSAWTSALLGVQAKEVHLCGEERTVSLIQSICAGIGDKCIVHRYDRLSPLETMDEALDGDYSRLEKGDAVVAFSRLNLHALKRTIEKKTGRRCAIIYGSLPPEVRVQQAALFNDPDNDYDFIVASDAIGMGLNLEIRRVILEAVAKFDGNHNRMLTHPELKQIGGRAGRYRTVRNAAEAGKNADVAVEEERKVGYVTTMDSQDLRSVHRAFDATVDDIEAAYISPPAAAIERFSTYFPKGTPLSFILMRIRELASVSKQYRIHISPDKLEIADHVQDIPLTIYDRLLFTNLPVNTRAQNAISVLRALARIVANSEDGSLLRIKEIPLENLDIDFKTFKGTSMDYLHRLESLHAAINQYIWLSYRFSGMFRDQKLAFHVRSLVEEKLIDTLERLDFTETDLKGIRMRNRKEARKTTTSREELGEADLKDLEQESDETPIGDELAWKAAAPTSG, encoded by the exons ATGAGTTTTTTACTCCGGGCTGGAGGCTTACGAGCTCCTATTGTTCGGGTGACGAGAAGGACGATATCAACTTCACCAAGACTTTCAAGAGCGCCGAGTCCAATTAAGAGGAAACATGGACCGAACAAGGTTGAAGCCCGAAAGgctggagagaagaagtctgAATTTTCTCCAAAGCTG GTGACCAAAACTGATGACAGAAATGACATGAAGAGAATGAGGTTCGGCATGGACAAAAAGTCAAGTGGACGACATGGAATGTTCCGATCAACTGTTTTGATGAAGTTTCAAGATGTCATGAAAAATGCAAGCAAATCTTCTGTGTCTGCTGCGGGTGTGGGAGAGGATGAGCTCCATCAGCAAGCCTCAATGTTTATGAAGGTGCTGGACTCAGCATTCGACATGGCTGAGCAGAACATCACCGACCGAGTCAAGAACCCCCTGTTCTGGAATCTTCGCGACGCTTTCATACTGAAGGATATCAAGGGTCTCACAAACGAGATCCAGTACTCCTTTCAATCATTTCTCATTCGACAGCGCTTCTCAAAGGGTTTGGAGGAGAGCCATAAGCGCCTTTTGGACTTTCGGTTTCCCTATGAGTGGTTCCCTGCGACGAGAGCCATGCAGCGCACTATCCATGTTCACGTGGGACCGACGAATTCCGGAAAGACGTACAGAGCCTTGAAAGCGTTGGAGAACTCGAAGCGAGGAGTTTATGCGGGGCCGTTGCGTTTGCTAGCAAACGAGGTTTATCAGAGACTCAAGGCTAAGGGATTACCGTGCGCGCTGTTGACAGGAGAGGAAGTTCGTTTGCCGGAAGATACGGATACGTACTTTACGAGTTGTACGGTGGAGATGGTTCCCTTCAATGAGCGGTATGACGTTGCTGTCATTGATGAGATTCAGATGCTGGCTGATCCGGATCGTGGCAGCGCTTGGACATCTGCGCTGTTGGGTGTTCAAGCGAAGGAGGTTCATCTTTGTGGTGAGGAGAGAACTGTGAGTTTGATCCAGAGTATTTGCGCAGGTATCGGCGATAAGTGCATCGTGCATCGATATGATCGTCTAAGTCCTCTGGAGACCATGGATGAGGCCCTAGACGGTGACTACAGTCGTCTGGAAAAGGGAGATGCGGTTGTCGCATTCAGTCGTCTGAACTTGCACGCCCTGAAACGAACaatcgagaagaagactggACGACGATGTGCGATTATCTACGGATCTTTACCGCCTGAAGTGCGTGTTCAGCAAGCTGCGCTCTTCAACGACCCCGACAACGATTACGACTTTATCGTCGCCAGTGACGCTATCGGTATGGGTTTGAACCTGGAAATTCGACGAGTTATTCTTGAAGCAGTCGCAAAGTTTGATGGAAATCACAACAGAATGCTCACGCACCCTGAGCTGAAGCAGATTGGTGGTCGAGCTGGACGATATCGAACTGTCCGCAACGCCGCCGAAGCAGGGAAAAATGCCGACGtcgctgttgaggaggagagaaaggTTGGCTATGTCACAACAATGGATAGCCAAGATCTCAGGTCGGTGCATCGAGCTTTCGACGCCACagttgatgatatcgaggcCGCGTACATTTCACCACCGGCTGCTGCTATCGAGCGCTTCTCAACATACTTCCCCAAGGGAACACCTCTATCGTTCATCCTCATGCGCATTCGAGAGCTAGCGTCCGTGAGCAAGCAGTACAGAATCCACATCTCCCCAGATAAGCTAGAGATTGCCGACCACGTCCAGGATATCCCTCTGACGATCTATGATCGACTGTTGTTCACCAACTTGCCCGTGAATACACGAGCTCAGAACGCAATATCTGTTCTGCGAGCCCTCGCCAGGATCGTCGCCAACAGCGAAGACGGCTCACTTCTcagaattaaagaaattCCCCTGGAGAACCTTGACATCGACTTCAAGACGTTCAAGGGCACGTCAATGGACTATCTTCACAGGCTTGAATCACTGCACGCTGCTATTAATCAGTATATCTGGCTATCCTACCGATTTAGCGGCATGTTCCGCGATCAAAAGCTAGCATTCCACGTCCGATCTCTCGTCGAAGAAAAGCTGATTGATACACTGGAGAGGCTTGATTTCACAGAAACTGACCTCAAGGGTATCCGAATGAGGAACAGAAAGGAAGCGCGTAAGACGACAACGTCGCGTGAAGAACTGGGAGAGGCAGATCTTAAGGATCTAGAGCAAGAGTCGGATGAAACACCTATTGGAGATGAGCTGGCCTGGAAGGCAGCTGCTCCGACGTCAGGATGA
- a CDS encoding hypothetical protein (EggNog:ENOG41) — translation MESSGLHPSFANNAVPSAPYVRRAPSPPFIHIPPTGQCGVSAAPILLPSYEHVDSSQLTDHDVKIITQNMQQIATDRAADWSYEQRRDAQKLVDFLYLGPNSIAKNIKWLQEEGITMIAVARDARMAGVKLMGVEKAAKTLNIEVQYIDLEGNDKLISSFPDIIRLINDHLLSVYHSQAKGRNKNGELLVDPSAFRRGKVLLTCETGNDRSAAIAAAYIMAVFGKDMITAVQFISIQRFCCAFDEDTKRKLQCWEDILRARSQVAMERAVTPNAAHTKRHIDDVMDTSENPNDKGDFALDQDRFNGRGSFAPFVDM, via the coding sequence ATGGAGTCGAGCGGTCTTCACCCCTCCTTCGCCAACAACGCCGTGCCATCGGCACCATACGTCCGTCGAGCACCAAGCCCGCCATTCATTCACATCCCACCGACAGGACAATGCGGCGTCTCCGCTGCGcccatcctcctcccatcGTACGAACACGTCGACTCGAGTCAGTTGACGGACCACGATGTAAAGATCATCACGCAAAACATGCAGCAGATCGCGACAGATCGTGCGGCAGATTGGTCCTATGAGCAGCGACGTGATGCCCAGAAGCTAGTGGACTTTCTGTACCTTGGTCCCAACAGCATAGCTAAGAATATCAAGTGGTTGCAGGAGGAGGGCATCACTATGATTGCTGTGGCGAGAGATGCGCGCATGGCGGGCGTGAAGCTCATgggtgttgagaaggctgcgAAAACGCTCAACATTGAGGTCCAGTATATCGATCTGGAAGGCAACGATAAGCTGATCAGTTCGTTTCCTGACATTATTCGACTGATCAACGACCATCTTTTATCCGTGTAtcacagccaagccaagggtCGAAACAAGAACGGCGAACTCCTCGTTGATCCAAGCGCATTCCGCCGGGGCAAAGTCCTCCTCACGTGCGAGACGGGCAACGACAGATCAGCGGCCATCGCTGCAGCCTACATCATGGCAGTTTTTGGAAAGGATATGATCACCGCGGTTCAGTTCATCAGCATACAGCGATTCTGCTGCGCTTTCGACGAGGACACCAAGCGGAAGTTGCAGTGCTGGGAGGATATTCTACGGGCGCGCTCACAAGTCGCTATGGAGCGGGCTGTAACCCCCAACGCGGCACATACGAAGCGACATATTGACGATGTGATGGATACGAGCGAGAACCCTAACGACAAGGGGGACTTTGCGCTGGATCAGGATCGGTTCAATGGCAGAGGATCGTTTGCGCCGTTTGTGGATATGTAG